The following proteins come from a genomic window of Paenibacillus spongiae:
- a CDS encoding outer membrane protein assembly factor BamB family protein, with amino-acid sequence MMVGSKQFQEKIRYPVIALLVGLALLALIKPVFALDTDAVVTGTVFKDKDADGVKDANEPGIAGMSVSDGKEFTKTDDEGNYSLTVDTARRLGDIVFVNVPSGYKVPVNKDKTPQFYKQLGELQPNEQRVQDFGLLIAPETAKPDFNFANAADVHVQAGSANYKERFIGQIEQINNSTEKPAFIAVSGDLTNRATDQEFLDYMAGTAVSKIPVYPAVGNHDVTPGPDYRTRIDRYRMYLGPEWYSFDYGNRHFVTLENNLGFSEADQLEWLRKDLEANAVDKEVVVIIHKPLKAPQTPNGTEEYIDLLGKYNTVLLLMGHIHLNDVDTMDKLPGANYVLTNSSAYTIDQTPNGFRHVKFKGGSQVTPFKMFDVEKSLSIVNPAPGSKIEQGMMDVLVNAYDTSKEVNSVQYRIDGGVWFNLKKSSAVSWTAAYDARRSVAGKHKIEVKVTDAAGKRWERSGEYEIVRPGSLPDIQAGANWPMFHGNAQHTGKAADALTPELRLAWSYKTPGSILTSSPAIADGVAYIGTRDEDGADHQGVHAVDLKTGLRKWYFKANAQVHSSPAVADGIVYASSIHGTLYALNAASGEKLWEKTVGPQDGSRAWMYYSPTVAEQVVYQAYGGGAIMALDAKTGDELWNKPLAGGWFADSSPVYDNGKVYVGAEGWIVALDAKTGAELWRTKPALGDNVMHSMPAIADGRLYMGLGYKGGLIVALDASTGQELWRYLSTDTSYIAGYTTGSSPALVDGVVYIGMSDGNVVALDAEKGTLLWKYRTKGGIISSPAVSGDTIFIGSNDGNLYSLDKKSGQLLSQYEIGTWVASSPAITGNTLVVGAFDGNLYAFTSQ; translated from the coding sequence ATGATGGTTGGCTCGAAACAGTTTCAGGAAAAGATTCGGTATCCCGTTATTGCGCTTTTGGTTGGGCTAGCCTTGTTGGCTTTGATAAAGCCTGTATTCGCGCTTGACACCGACGCGGTTGTAACCGGAACCGTCTTTAAGGACAAGGACGCGGACGGCGTTAAAGATGCCAATGAACCCGGTATTGCGGGCATGAGCGTCTCCGACGGCAAGGAATTTACAAAGACGGATGACGAAGGAAATTATAGTCTAACCGTAGATACAGCAAGACGACTGGGTGACATTGTTTTCGTCAATGTGCCCAGCGGTTATAAAGTGCCTGTTAACAAGGATAAGACGCCTCAATTTTACAAGCAGCTTGGGGAACTGCAACCAAATGAACAACGGGTGCAGGATTTCGGCCTGTTGATCGCTCCCGAGACTGCCAAACCGGACTTTAATTTTGCAAATGCGGCCGATGTTCATGTCCAAGCGGGCTCGGCAAACTACAAGGAACGGTTTATCGGGCAGATTGAGCAAATCAATAATTCGACCGAGAAGCCTGCTTTTATCGCTGTGAGCGGAGACTTGACCAACCGCGCGACAGATCAGGAGTTTCTGGATTACATGGCGGGAACTGCAGTCTCAAAAATTCCTGTATATCCGGCAGTAGGAAATCATGATGTAACCCCCGGTCCGGACTATCGTACCCGAATCGACCGCTACCGCATGTATTTGGGACCGGAATGGTATTCTTTCGACTATGGCAACCGCCATTTCGTCACGCTCGAAAACAACCTTGGATTTAGCGAGGCGGATCAGCTTGAATGGCTGCGCAAGGACTTGGAAGCGAACGCCGTCGACAAAGAGGTCGTGGTCATCATCCACAAACCTCTGAAGGCTCCGCAGACGCCGAACGGCACCGAGGAGTACATCGATCTTCTTGGTAAGTACAACACGGTGTTGTTATTAATGGGACATATCCATTTGAACGATGTCGACACGATGGACAAGTTACCGGGGGCTAACTACGTTCTCACCAACTCAAGCGCGTATACGATCGACCAGACACCTAACGGGTTCCGACATGTGAAGTTCAAGGGTGGGAGCCAGGTTACTCCTTTCAAAATGTTTGATGTCGAGAAAAGCTTGTCCATCGTCAATCCAGCGCCGGGAAGCAAAATCGAGCAGGGTATGATGGATGTGCTGGTCAACGCATACGATACTTCGAAAGAAGTCAACAGTGTTCAATATCGCATTGACGGCGGCGTGTGGTTCAATCTGAAGAAGTCGAGCGCAGTTTCATGGACCGCAGCCTATGATGCCCGAAGGTCAGTTGCCGGCAAGCACAAGATTGAAGTGAAAGTAACCGATGCTGCCGGAAAACGTTGGGAACGATCGGGCGAGTATGAAATCGTTCGGCCCGGCAGTTTACCCGACATTCAAGCCGGCGCAAACTGGCCGATGTTTCACGGCAATGCGCAGCATACCGGAAAGGCTGCCGATGCTTTGACGCCAGAACTTCGGTTGGCTTGGAGTTACAAGACGCCGGGGAGCATTCTCACTTCTTCGCCGGCAATCGCCGACGGAGTGGCGTATATAGGAACGCGTGACGAAGATGGAGCCGATCATCAGGGAGTTCATGCGGTTGATCTGAAGACGGGCCTGAGGAAGTGGTATTTTAAAGCCAACGCCCAAGTGCATTCTTCGCCGGCTGTGGCTGACGGCATCGTCTACGCCTCGTCGATTCACGGAACGCTCTATGCGTTGAATGCGGCAAGCGGCGAGAAGCTTTGGGAGAAAACAGTAGGCCCGCAGGACGGGAGCCGGGCGTGGATGTACTATTCTCCGACTGTCGCGGAACAGGTGGTATATCAGGCATACGGCGGCGGTGCGATCATGGCGCTGGATGCGAAGACAGGCGACGAGCTCTGGAACAAACCGCTTGCCGGAGGCTGGTTCGCCGATAGTTCGCCGGTTTATGATAACGGTAAAGTTTATGTCGGTGCCGAAGGATGGATCGTCGCATTAGATGCGAAGACCGGAGCCGAACTATGGCGTACAAAACCGGCCCTCGGAGATAATGTTATGCATTCGATGCCTGCCATTGCGGATGGCCGGCTGTATATGGGTCTGGGTTATAAAGGCGGACTCATCGTCGCCCTTGACGCTTCGACAGGCCAAGAGCTTTGGCGTTACTTAAGCACCGATACTTCCTATATCGCGGGCTATACAACGGGTTCTTCACCGGCTCTGGTGGACGGAGTCGTATATATAGGAATGTCGGATGGCAACGTCGTTGCGCTTGATGCCGAAAAAGGTACATTGCTATGGAAATACCGCACCAAGGGCGGAATCATTTCCTCGCCTGCCGTCAGTGGAGATACCATCTTTATCGGTTCTAACGATGGCAACTTGTATTCACTAGATAAAAAATCAGGACAACTTTTATCGCAATACGAGATCGGCACATGGGTCGCTTCCTCACCGGCCATTACTGGCAATACGCTCGTCGTCGGAGCTTTCGACGGCAATCTGTACGCTTTTACATCTCAATGA
- a CDS encoding extracellular solute-binding protein, giving the protein MSKKLVSVLLVLTMFIAVLAACGSNNSNKEGKGGEEAPAGNQTNKGSDPAPAADPNQYGDTGGLKLPLVDKPTTITWMVVSENTNLNDKLIVKEIEKRTGIKINFQAYSPATYSDKLKVTVASGKLPDIFHGLTAAELKKIGQQKAVVAINEYLDMLPNFKKLYVDENPWVMKSYSDEGGNIYTWPVANINRDVNHGFMYRKDIFDKLGIKEWTNTEEFYQALKKLKEAYPDSYPYASKTKDFIFRDWSYGWGIGGASYPAYYDENAKVWKYATTQPEHKEMLDFMKKMYNEGLLDPEFITDTTDSWTAKMTTNNKAFVTWDWIGRLDLFYNQIKDQNPEYDLRYGTPVGPTGNGATLPKIDPNFSIAVSNNENKEAALKLLDYLTSPSGATLVTMGVEGETFMMDNDKAVYPELTDVPLVDISVLEERYGLWLQGMYVNSDRRSVYYNFTEKEQEAQDKRLNANTFEPADPVLNFTDEETAQIAEIHTTLLKSASEFNAKYILDKSYGDKQWQDWQKNAEKQGAAKLIEIFNAAQQRYDANN; this is encoded by the coding sequence ATGTCAAAGAAGTTGGTCAGCGTACTGCTGGTACTGACGATGTTCATCGCGGTACTGGCTGCGTGCGGCAGCAACAACAGCAACAAAGAAGGCAAAGGCGGCGAAGAAGCTCCGGCCGGAAATCAAACCAATAAAGGAAGCGATCCCGCGCCTGCGGCAGATCCCAATCAATATGGGGACACCGGCGGATTGAAGCTGCCGCTTGTCGATAAGCCAACCACGATTACATGGATGGTCGTCAGCGAGAACACGAATTTGAACGACAAGCTTATCGTGAAGGAAATCGAGAAGCGCACCGGGATTAAGATCAATTTCCAGGCTTACTCGCCGGCCACTTACAGCGACAAGCTGAAGGTTACGGTTGCTTCAGGCAAGCTTCCGGACATCTTCCACGGCCTGACTGCGGCGGAACTCAAGAAGATCGGCCAGCAAAAAGCGGTTGTAGCGATCAACGAATACTTAGACATGCTGCCGAACTTCAAGAAGCTGTACGTCGATGAGAATCCTTGGGTCATGAAATCGTACTCCGACGAGGGCGGCAATATCTACACCTGGCCAGTCGCCAACATCAACCGCGACGTTAACCATGGTTTTATGTACCGCAAAGATATTTTCGACAAGCTTGGCATTAAGGAATGGACGAATACCGAAGAGTTCTATCAAGCGCTTAAGAAGCTGAAAGAGGCTTATCCCGATTCTTATCCTTATGCTTCCAAGACGAAGGACTTTATTTTCCGCGACTGGTCTTACGGCTGGGGAATCGGCGGTGCCAGCTACCCGGCTTACTACGACGAGAATGCGAAAGTATGGAAATACGCCACTACGCAGCCGGAACATAAAGAAATGCTGGATTTCATGAAGAAGATGTACAACGAAGGACTGCTCGATCCTGAGTTCATTACCGATACGACGGATTCTTGGACAGCCAAGATGACGACGAACAATAAAGCATTCGTAACATGGGACTGGATCGGCCGTCTGGATCTGTTCTATAACCAGATTAAAGATCAGAATCCGGAGTATGACCTCCGCTACGGCACGCCGGTCGGACCGACGGGCAACGGAGCGACGCTGCCTAAGATCGACCCGAACTTCAGCATTGCGGTCTCCAACAACGAGAATAAGGAAGCGGCGTTGAAGCTTCTGGACTACTTGACCAGCCCGTCCGGCGCAACGCTTGTCACGATGGGCGTGGAAGGCGAGACGTTCATGATGGATAACGACAAAGCCGTCTATCCGGAGCTGACGGATGTGCCGCTCGTCGACATCAGCGTGCTGGAAGAGCGTTATGGTCTGTGGCTGCAGGGCATGTACGTCAATTCCGACCGCCGCAGCGTGTACTATAACTTCACGGAGAAAGAGCAGGAGGCGCAAGACAAGCGCCTGAATGCCAACACGTTCGAACCGGCGGATCCGGTTCTGAACTTCACCGACGAGGAAACGGCCCAAATCGCCGAAATTCATACGACGCTGCTGAAATCCGCCAGCGAGTTCAATGCCAAATATATTCTCGATAAGTCTTATGGGGATAAGCAGTGGCAGGATTGGCAGAAGAACGCGGAGAAGCAAGGCGCGGCCAAGCTCATCGAAATCTTCAACGCCGCTCAACAGCGTTACGACGCAAATAATTAA
- a CDS encoding ABC transporter permease produces the protein MAHVNTETVQAPSRSLRGRIVSVFRHMRRDRQLLMLFIPCLLFYAIFRYGPLYGMIIAFKDYSVFTGIMGSDWVGLKHFEKFFSSADFWLLFKNTLLLGSLTLVFGFPFPIILAILLNEVRVKWFKKSVQTISYLPAFLSVVIISSMIIDFLSPNQGIFNQLLAALGFEKIYFLIEPEWFRPVYVLSDIWATVGYEAIIYMAAIAGISPSLYEAAKVDGAKRRHMIWSITIPSIMPTIIIMFILKTGSMIRVGYEKVLLLYNPMTYEVADVFSTYVYRKGLLESNYSYAAAVGLFEALVAMTMLLSANYISKRLGGNGLW, from the coding sequence ATGGCGCACGTTAACACTGAGACTGTCCAAGCACCATCGCGATCCTTAAGAGGCAGAATCGTCTCGGTGTTCCGGCATATGAGGCGGGACCGGCAGCTGCTGATGCTGTTCATCCCTTGTCTGCTCTTCTATGCTATTTTTCGTTACGGCCCGCTGTACGGCATGATCATCGCATTCAAGGACTACAGCGTATTTACCGGTATTATGGGAAGCGACTGGGTGGGGCTGAAGCACTTCGAAAAGTTTTTCTCCAGCGCCGACTTCTGGCTGCTGTTCAAGAACACGCTGTTACTCGGTTCGCTTACGCTCGTTTTCGGATTTCCGTTTCCGATCATTCTCGCCATTCTATTAAATGAAGTCAGAGTCAAATGGTTCAAGAAATCGGTCCAGACGATCAGCTACCTTCCGGCTTTCTTATCCGTCGTCATTATAAGCAGCATGATAATCGACTTCTTGTCCCCTAACCAAGGCATATTCAACCAACTGCTGGCTGCGCTTGGTTTTGAGAAAATATATTTTCTGATCGAGCCAGAATGGTTCCGTCCCGTCTACGTGCTATCGGACATCTGGGCTACGGTCGGATACGAGGCGATCATCTACATGGCGGCGATCGCCGGCATCAGCCCGTCCTTGTATGAGGCGGCCAAGGTGGATGGGGCCAAGCGGCGCCACATGATCTGGTCGATTACGATTCCAAGCATCATGCCTACGATTATCATCATGTTCATTCTCAAGACAGGCTCGATGATCCGCGTCGGTTACGAGAAGGTGCTCCTGCTCTATAACCCGATGACCTATGAAGTAGCCGATGTCTTCTCCACGTACGTGTACCGGAAAGGGCTTCTGGAAAGCAACTACAGCTATGCCGCAGCCGTCGGGCTATTCGAGGCGCTTGTCGCGATGACGATGCTGCTGTCGGCCAACTATATCAGCAAGCGACTGGGGGGTAACGGGCTATGGTAG
- a CDS encoding carbohydrate ABC transporter permease → MVAKGLRSISLFQIINTILLVCLAVATIYPILYITAVSLSDTSYVVRGEVTLLPKGFNFGAYKEVLMDNRIPRAYLNTIYYTVLGTVINLLMTAVAAYPLSRRTFFGRKFFMLAIIITMFLNPGIIPNYVIVQNLGLLDSVWALVLPNAIWTFELLILKSFYESMSGSLREAAVVDGASEYRILFNIVIPLSKPALASIGLFYFMGHWNSFFIPMIYLNDAAMYPLQVVLRDMLIFNEGGNNPSLVDAAALAPQAMKNATIVLSMIPVLMIYPFAQKYFAKGVMLGSEKG, encoded by the coding sequence ATGGTAGCAAAAGGCCTTCGAAGCATATCCCTGTTCCAGATCATCAATACCATTCTCCTGGTATGCCTTGCCGTTGCGACGATTTACCCGATTCTGTACATTACGGCGGTTTCGCTAAGCGATACCTCTTACGTCGTCCGGGGTGAAGTGACGCTGCTTCCGAAAGGGTTCAACTTCGGAGCGTACAAAGAGGTGCTCATGGATAACCGCATCCCTAGAGCATATTTGAATACAATCTATTATACGGTGCTGGGCACGGTCATTAACCTGCTGATGACGGCGGTCGCGGCTTATCCGCTCTCGAGGAGAACGTTCTTCGGCCGGAAGTTTTTCATGCTGGCGATTATCATTACCATGTTCCTGAACCCGGGCATCATTCCGAACTACGTCATCGTTCAAAACCTGGGACTGCTCGACTCCGTATGGGCGCTCGTGCTGCCGAATGCGATCTGGACCTTCGAGCTGCTCATTCTGAAGAGCTTCTACGAAAGCATGTCGGGCTCGCTGCGGGAGGCCGCCGTCGTGGACGGGGCGTCGGAATACCGGATTTTGTTCAATATCGTCATTCCGCTTTCCAAGCCGGCGCTGGCATCGATCGGATTGTTCTATTTCATGGGGCATTGGAACAGCTTCTTCATCCCGATGATCTACTTGAACGATGCGGCGATGTATCCTCTACAGGTTGTGCTGCGGGATATGTTGATCTTCAACGAAGGCGGGAACAATCCGAGTCTGGTGGATGCCGCTGCGCTTGCTCCGCAAGCGATGAAGAATGCGACGATCGTCCTGTCCATGATCCCGGTGCTGATGATCTATCCGTTCGCGCAGAAATATTTTGCCAAAGGGGTTATGCTCGGCTCCGAGAAGGGATGA
- a CDS encoding helix-turn-helix transcriptional regulator, translating into MNRLIASRGLLQIFFALLLVIVIMFVSNYVVYKNSISGIYEKVAQNNRLVVKNIIQSYNNSFTTVNNLIFTIHGLPYDNLFASADGSIDMAKVYSLQDNITTLASSVDYIEDIIIFFDNHDLAITSKGTSDMSVLFDKKFKHDIYNTGYWKTFARSKHPSTVFPADTFVSQGETMTKKSRRLIPILDGNKVRMSDKNILVMINVDKLLNHVDMKAMLPGASLIVLDPARRIILSTEQDWDLVEVLNDVYFNASSEASLTHNNFEYNFYKSDYNSFVYIDKVPYQFKNIDSVTNASRTIMIMAIICAVILSAVLSIYLYRPVKGILKLLGGGSIKGNDFRKIHSGIVKVQAENESLKKQMNFVDLEIRRGVFLQTLDSHNHSQEYEIQMQKYYPYFFRDRQFVMAAIHLKGLHADKEQTDLSIEEMTEAIRAGLQVEAGHVVVFHSSQLQFLAMIGIGHSSERAAVIGRLEAFVQRAEKEELKGFMLWACISKVYDSHMRNCRAAYQEIMNGMQYRNVNPAGAVLDTTSIRFVADMHFPFEKIEKLSNCMLSGKTNEGVRIITDLIKENADRGIHHHQLVHAARSILSHMMKQIEVSPALAKELYRLEADFLQKVENAYGYKDIQDALLEAVQYVASKRSQDQKSKLNPAFISQYIELHYMENLYLDHMAEVLDTSPKYFSNYFKKTFGVNYVEYLNKVRLSHAREQLKHTDLSIAEIGEKTGYMNSSTFTTTFKKYYGISPSEYRKNPGD; encoded by the coding sequence ATGAATCGGTTGATCGCAAGCAGAGGCTTGCTGCAAATCTTTTTTGCTTTGCTGCTGGTTATCGTCATCATGTTCGTATCCAACTACGTCGTCTATAAAAATTCGATCTCCGGTATTTACGAGAAAGTGGCGCAGAACAACCGGCTGGTGGTCAAAAATATTATTCAATCCTACAATAACAGCTTTACGACCGTGAATAATCTCATCTTCACCATTCATGGGCTGCCTTACGACAACCTCTTCGCTTCCGCAGACGGGAGCATCGATATGGCCAAGGTGTATTCGCTGCAGGATAACATCACAACGCTTGCCTCGTCGGTCGATTATATCGAGGATATTATCATTTTTTTCGATAATCACGATTTGGCGATCACCTCCAAGGGTACGAGCGATATGTCGGTCCTGTTCGATAAGAAATTCAAGCATGACATCTATAACACCGGGTATTGGAAAACATTCGCGAGGTCCAAGCATCCGTCCACCGTGTTCCCGGCCGATACGTTCGTCAGTCAGGGAGAGACGATGACGAAGAAGAGCAGGCGGCTGATCCCGATCCTCGACGGCAACAAGGTCAGGATGTCCGATAAGAACATCCTGGTCATGATTAACGTCGATAAGCTGCTCAACCATGTCGACATGAAGGCGATGCTGCCGGGGGCCTCCCTCATCGTGCTCGATCCGGCGCGCAGAATCATTCTGAGTACGGAGCAGGATTGGGATCTGGTCGAAGTGCTGAACGATGTCTATTTCAATGCATCCAGCGAAGCTTCGCTGACCCATAACAATTTCGAGTACAACTTCTACAAGTCGGACTATAACAGCTTTGTTTATATCGACAAGGTTCCGTATCAATTCAAGAACATTGATTCGGTCACGAACGCCAGCCGGACGATCATGATCATGGCGATTATTTGCGCGGTCATCTTGTCCGCCGTGCTCAGCATATACTTATACCGGCCGGTGAAGGGGATTCTGAAGCTGCTTGGCGGGGGAAGCATCAAGGGCAATGATTTCCGCAAAATCCATAGCGGGATCGTGAAGGTGCAGGCCGAGAACGAATCGCTCAAGAAGCAGATGAATTTCGTCGATCTGGAAATCCGCAGAGGCGTGTTCCTGCAAACGCTTGATTCGCATAACCACTCCCAGGAATATGAAATCCAGATGCAGAAGTACTACCCGTATTTCTTTCGGGACCGCCAATTCGTCATGGCAGCCATCCATTTGAAAGGGCTTCATGCGGACAAGGAGCAGACGGATCTGTCCATCGAGGAGATGACCGAGGCGATAAGAGCCGGCCTGCAGGTGGAAGCCGGCCATGTCGTCGTCTTCCATTCGAGTCAGCTGCAGTTTCTGGCCATGATCGGCATCGGCCATTCGTCCGAACGGGCAGCCGTCATCGGCCGTCTGGAAGCGTTCGTTCAACGGGCGGAGAAAGAGGAGCTGAAGGGCTTCATGCTCTGGGCGTGCATCAGCAAAGTTTACGATTCCCATATGAGAAACTGCCGCGCGGCCTATCAGGAGATTATGAACGGCATGCAGTACCGGAATGTCAATCCGGCCGGAGCGGTCCTGGACACAACGTCTATCCGTTTCGTGGCTGACATGCATTTTCCGTTCGAGAAAATCGAGAAGTTGTCCAACTGCATGCTCAGCGGGAAGACGAACGAGGGCGTGCGGATTATTACCGACCTGATCAAGGAAAATGCGGACCGGGGCATCCATCATCATCAGCTTGTGCATGCAGCCAGAAGCATCTTGTCCCACATGATGAAGCAGATCGAGGTTTCGCCTGCGCTCGCCAAGGAGCTCTACCGGCTGGAAGCCGACTTTCTGCAGAAGGTGGAGAACGCATACGGTTACAAGGACATTCAGGATGCGCTGCTGGAGGCGGTGCAATACGTGGCAAGCAAGCGCAGCCAGGACCAGAAGAGCAAGCTGAATCCGGCCTTCATCTCGCAGTATATCGAGCTGCACTATATGGAAAATTTATATCTCGACCATATGGCCGAGGTGCTGGATACGAGCCCGAAATATTTTTCGAACTATTTCAAGAAAACCTTCGGCGTCAATTACGTGGAATACCTGAACAAGGTCCGGCTGTCGCATGCCAGGGAACAGCTGAAGCATACGGACCTGAGCATTGCCGAAATCGGCGAGAAGACGGGCTATATGAATTCATCGACCTTTACGACGACGTTTAAAAAATATTATGGGATCTCCCCGAGCGAGTACCGTAAAAATCCGGGGGATTGA
- a CDS encoding zinc-dependent alcohol dehydrogenase — MKAVAAIKGEIVIAETELIEPPAGHVRIRTEYSAISPGTEMSFLKRAAEQEVVLGYSAVGIVERIGPNVTGLEIGQRVACYGAPYVRHAEWMTVPSNLTAVVPDHVRPEEAAFAGLGAIAIHALRTADIRFGESAVIVGLGILGQITAQIASAAAFRMAGLDVNAGRVELLKQQGIVHAYASQEQLEERLPDVTGGPGADCVLLCAGGPGEELINRSMTWIRDKGKIVIVGDLTTSFSRNMMFGKEVQVLISRAGGPGRYDTGYERDNRDYPIGFVRWTEGRNIGAYIHLLAEKRIAVAPLISDIFPFERAAEAYENYSVKPGVMGTLLKYGG, encoded by the coding sequence ATGAAAGCGGTAGCAGCGATTAAAGGCGAGATTGTCATAGCGGAAACGGAGCTGATCGAGCCTCCGGCCGGCCATGTGCGGATCCGGACCGAATATTCCGCGATTAGTCCGGGTACGGAGATGTCGTTTCTGAAGCGGGCCGCGGAGCAGGAGGTCGTACTCGGCTACAGCGCCGTCGGCATTGTCGAGCGGATCGGCCCGAACGTCACGGGCCTTGAGATCGGCCAGCGTGTGGCTTGTTACGGCGCGCCTTATGTGCGTCATGCCGAATGGATGACGGTTCCGTCCAATCTGACGGCCGTCGTGCCGGATCATGTGCGTCCGGAGGAAGCCGCCTTCGCGGGGCTGGGCGCAATCGCGATTCATGCACTCCGCACGGCGGATATCCGGTTCGGGGAGTCGGCGGTCATCGTCGGACTGGGCATCCTCGGCCAGATTACGGCGCAGATTGCGTCCGCTGCGGCGTTCCGCATGGCGGGTTTAGATGTGAACGCCGGCCGGGTAGAGCTGTTGAAGCAGCAGGGAATCGTGCATGCCTACGCCTCGCAGGAGCAGCTGGAAGAGCGGCTTCCTGACGTCACGGGCGGTCCAGGCGCGGATTGCGTGCTTCTGTGCGCAGGCGGCCCGGGCGAAGAATTGATTAACCGCTCGATGACTTGGATCCGGGATAAGGGGAAGATCGTCATCGTCGGCGATTTGACGACCTCATTTTCCAGAAACATGATGTTCGGCAAGGAAGTTCAGGTGCTCATCTCGCGCGCGGGAGGCCCGGGACGGTACGATACAGGCTACGAAAGGGATAACCGGGATTATCCGATCGGGTTCGTGCGATGGACGGAAGGCCGTAATATCGGGGCTTATATTCACCTGCTGGCGGAGAAGCGCATTGCCGTAGCGCCGCTCATCTCCGATATCTTCCCGTTCGAGCGCGCCGCGGAAGCGTACGAGAACTACAGTGTGAAGCCGGGCGTGATGGGAACGCTGCTGAAGTATGGAGGGTAA
- a CDS encoding FAD-dependent oxidoreductase, translated as MTAYKQADIAIIGGGLGGCAAALAAAKAGRRVIMTEETDWIGGQLTSQAVPPDEHPWIEQFGCTSSYREYRSRVREYYKRNFPLTEEARSRLQFNPGSATVSRISHEPRVALAVLRDMLAPYIHSGKLTIMDRHRAVHAEREGDSVRAIHVSDEASGEISVLTAAYFLDATEEGDVLPITGTEYVTGAESAAQTGEPHALPGQADPADMQAFTWCFVVDHIEGEDHTIAKPAQYEFWKQYRADFWPDKQLSWTGLVPHTLEPIRYSLFPDGQSFSLWQYRRFIDRSQFAEGSFDSDITVVNWPQNDYWLGSIIDVSPEEREKHLENARQLSLSLLYWMQTEAPRPDGGKGYPGLRLRPDVTGTADGLAKSPYIRESRRIAAECTVVEQHLSPASRPEGKAMDYFDSVGVGCYRIDLHPSTGLRTYIDVPSLPFQIPLGSLIPVRTNNLLAACKNIGTTHITNGCYRLHPVEWNIGESAGYLAAYCIEHGIEPRAVRNDGKHLKAFQQLLVQAGIELRWPSIGAV; from the coding sequence ATGACGGCTTACAAGCAAGCGGATATCGCCATTATCGGAGGCGGCCTGGGCGGCTGTGCCGCCGCCTTGGCTGCGGCCAAAGCAGGAAGACGCGTTATTATGACGGAGGAGACGGATTGGATCGGCGGGCAGCTGACCAGCCAAGCGGTTCCGCCGGATGAACATCCTTGGATCGAGCAGTTCGGGTGTACGTCCAGTTATCGGGAATACCGCAGCCGGGTAAGGGAGTATTACAAGCGCAACTTCCCGCTTACGGAGGAGGCGCGAAGCCGCCTGCAATTCAATCCGGGCAGCGCGACGGTGAGCCGCATCTCCCATGAGCCGAGGGTGGCTCTGGCGGTTCTGCGGGACATGCTGGCCCCGTATATCCACAGCGGGAAGCTTACGATTATGGACCGTCACCGGGCCGTTCATGCCGAGAGGGAGGGCGACAGCGTCCGTGCCATCCATGTGAGTGATGAGGCATCGGGTGAGATATCGGTTCTGACCGCAGCCTATTTCCTCGACGCAACGGAAGAAGGGGATGTTCTTCCGATCACGGGGACGGAGTATGTGACGGGGGCGGAATCCGCGGCGCAAACCGGGGAACCGCATGCGCTGCCGGGACAGGCGGATCCGGCGGACATGCAGGCGTTCACATGGTGCTTCGTCGTCGATCATATCGAAGGCGAAGATCATACGATCGCAAAACCGGCGCAGTATGAATTCTGGAAGCAGTATCGCGCGGACTTCTGGCCGGACAAGCAGTTGAGCTGGACGGGCCTTGTGCCGCATACGCTCGAGCCGATCCGGTACAGCCTGTTCCCTGACGGGCAATCGTTCTCCTTATGGCAATACCGGCGGTTCATCGATCGTTCACAGTTTGCCGAAGGAAGCTTCGACAGCGATATAACGGTCGTCAATTGGCCGCAGAACGACTATTGGCTGGGCTCTATTATTGACGTCAGCCCGGAAGAGCGGGAGAAGCATCTTGAGAATGCGAGACAGCTGAGCCTCTCGCTGCTGTATTGGATGCAGACCGAGGCCCCCCGTCCGGATGGCGGGAAGGGGTATCCGGGCTTGCGTCTTCGTCCGGATGTGACCGGCACGGCCGACGGGCTGGCGAAGAGCCCGTACATCCGGGAATCGCGCCGGATCGCCGCCGAATGTACGGTAGTGGAGCAGCATCTCAGTCCGGCTAGCCGCCCGGAAGGCAAAGCGATGGATTATTTCGACTCCGTCGGCGTAGGGTGTTACCGGATCGATCTCCATCCGAGCACCGGGCTTCGCACGTACATCGACGTGCCGAGCCTGCCGTTCCAAATTCCGCTGGGCAGTCTGATTCCCGTCCGAACGAACAATCTGCTGGCAGCTTGCAAGAATATCGGCACCACCCATATTACGAACGGATGCTACAGACTGCATCCGGTCGAATGGAACATCGGCGAGTCTGCCGGGTATTTGGCGGCCTATTGTATCGAACACGGGATCGAGCCGAGAGCGGTCCGGAACGACGGGAAGCACCTGAAGGCCTTCCAGCAGCTGCTCGTGCAAGCGGGTATCGAGCTGCGCTGGCCTTCTATTGGAGCCGTTTAG